Proteins found in one Polyodon spathula isolate WHYD16114869_AA chromosome 42, ASM1765450v1, whole genome shotgun sequence genomic segment:
- the LOC121305297 gene encoding leukotriene B4 receptor 1-like isoform X2, with product MWVDGHLVFFYLILILNQIPVQHQKMNFSSSTTPFLSLHPPPPSSSPGLSQILSTVCLTLAFILGFPGNLFVMWTVLCRVDRRSVTCLLVLNLATADALVLLSTPFFIRSATRGQGWEFGLAFCKLVHYLCSVNMYASTFLITAMSLDRFLAVSRPFLSQQLRTKRALLKTLLVIWSLAFLFAIPMLFYRQVFSKGELFYCLPCHNDPKHLVLQYLLETIAGFLIPFSIILFCSLYIFWKLRSVFENKSKQIILPIVVAFSVFWMPYHIVNLIQVSDALAGEESLNKAFLDVVHTTKSTLTAFAFFSNSINPILYIFAGSSYIQSDGINFIAVMLEKTNS from the exons GATCTTGATTCTTAACCAGATTCCAGTCCAGCATCAAAAAATGAATTTCTCCTCTTCTACCACCCCCTTCCTCTCCCTCCACCCTCCAcctccttcctcctcccctgGCCTCTCTCAAATCCTGAGCACTGTCTGCCTGACCTTGGCATTTATTCTGGGTTTCCCAGGGAACTTGTTTGTGATGTGGACAGTGTTGTGTCGTGTGGATCGGCGCTCCGTCACCTGCCTGCTGGTCTTGAATCTGGCAACAGCGGACGCCCTGGTTCTGCTCAGCACTCCCTTCTTCATACGTTCTGCCACCCGGGGCCAAGGATGGGAGTTTGGGCTGGCCTTCTGCAAGCTGGTTCATTACCTCTGCAGTGTCAACATGTACGCATCTACCTTCCTCATCACCGCCATGAGCCTCGACCGTTTCCTGGCCGTGTCCCGTCCCTTCCTGTCACAGCAGCTGCGCACCAAGAGGGCTCTCCTCAAGACTCTGCTGGTCATCTGGAGCCTGGCATTCCTCTTCGCGATTCCCATGCTCTTCTACCGCCA GGTTTTCTCAAAAGGagaattgttttactgtttaccGTGccacaatgatccaaagcacttGGTTTTGCAATACCTGTTGGAGACCATCGCTGGGTTCCTGATTCCCTTTTCCATTATCCTCTTCTGCTCTTTATACATTTTCTGGAAATTGAGAAGCGTGTTTGAGAACAAAAGCAAACAGATTATCCTTCCCATTGTGGTCGCTTTCTCTGTCTTCTGGATGCCCTACCACATTGTGAACCTCATCCAGGTTTCGGATGCTTTAGCTGGGGAAGAATCACTCAACAAGGCCTTCCTGGATGTGGTGCACACCACCAAATCCACCCTGACGGCCTTTGCCTTCTTTAGCAACAGCATCAACCCCATTCTCTACATCTTTGCCGGGAGCTCTTACATCCAAAGCGACGGAATCAATTTCATCGCTGTCATGTTGGAGAAAACCAATTCCTAA
- the LOC121305297 gene encoding leukotriene B4 receptor 1-like isoform X1 yields the protein MSTVLQYRIYYWPFFSSPGKLELPIYLMILILNQIPVQHQKMNFSSSTTPFLSLHPPPPSSSPGLSQILSTVCLTLAFILGFPGNLFVMWTVLCRVDRRSVTCLLVLNLATADALVLLSTPFFIRSATRGQGWEFGLAFCKLVHYLCSVNMYASTFLITAMSLDRFLAVSRPFLSQQLRTKRALLKTLLVIWSLAFLFAIPMLFYRQVFSKGELFYCLPCHNDPKHLVLQYLLETIAGFLIPFSIILFCSLYIFWKLRSVFENKSKQIILPIVVAFSVFWMPYHIVNLIQVSDALAGEESLNKAFLDVVHTTKSTLTAFAFFSNSINPILYIFAGSSYIQSDGINFIAVMLEKTNS from the exons GATCTTGATTCTTAACCAGATTCCAGTCCAGCATCAAAAAATGAATTTCTCCTCTTCTACCACCCCCTTCCTCTCCCTCCACCCTCCAcctccttcctcctcccctgGCCTCTCTCAAATCCTGAGCACTGTCTGCCTGACCTTGGCATTTATTCTGGGTTTCCCAGGGAACTTGTTTGTGATGTGGACAGTGTTGTGTCGTGTGGATCGGCGCTCCGTCACCTGCCTGCTGGTCTTGAATCTGGCAACAGCGGACGCCCTGGTTCTGCTCAGCACTCCCTTCTTCATACGTTCTGCCACCCGGGGCCAAGGATGGGAGTTTGGGCTGGCCTTCTGCAAGCTGGTTCATTACCTCTGCAGTGTCAACATGTACGCATCTACCTTCCTCATCACCGCCATGAGCCTCGACCGTTTCCTGGCCGTGTCCCGTCCCTTCCTGTCACAGCAGCTGCGCACCAAGAGGGCTCTCCTCAAGACTCTGCTGGTCATCTGGAGCCTGGCATTCCTCTTCGCGATTCCCATGCTCTTCTACCGCCA GGTTTTCTCAAAAGGagaattgttttactgtttaccGTGccacaatgatccaaagcacttGGTTTTGCAATACCTGTTGGAGACCATCGCTGGGTTCCTGATTCCCTTTTCCATTATCCTCTTCTGCTCTTTATACATTTTCTGGAAATTGAGAAGCGTGTTTGAGAACAAAAGCAAACAGATTATCCTTCCCATTGTGGTCGCTTTCTCTGTCTTCTGGATGCCCTACCACATTGTGAACCTCATCCAGGTTTCGGATGCTTTAGCTGGGGAAGAATCACTCAACAAGGCCTTCCTGGATGTGGTGCACACCACCAAATCCACCCTGACGGCCTTTGCCTTCTTTAGCAACAGCATCAACCCCATTCTCTACATCTTTGCCGGGAGCTCTTACATCCAAAGCGACGGAATCAATTTCATCGCTGTCATGTTGGAGAAAACCAATTCCTAA